The Micropterus dolomieu isolate WLL.071019.BEF.003 ecotype Adirondacks linkage group LG20, ASM2129224v1, whole genome shotgun sequence genome has a segment encoding these proteins:
- the LOC123959277 gene encoding cytochrome P450 2K1-like produces the protein MSLLGDLVFLPVSSPTALLAAAVLLLILYLVSGNFASQELGKEPPGPRPLPLLGNLLQLDLKRPYRTLCELSKRYGSVFTVYFGTKKVVVLAGYQTVKEALVNYAEEFGDRDIPPIFYELTHGHGILFANGETWKVMRRFALTTLRDFGMGKRVAEDKILEECDHLIKLFEEHEGKPFDTSCLLNYATSNIISSIVYGNRFEYNDPRFKNLVRRTNENIRITGSAPIQLYNMFPRLVGWIKNRQLILKNAEMTIRDVKDLIKHLRGTLNPHICRGLVDCFLILKQKEDDSCVMNTNFNEKNLIYTVTNLFAAGTDTTAATLRWGLLLMAKYPHIQDQVQEELSRVVGSRQVRVDDRKNLPYTDAVIHETQRLANIVPVALPHKTSCDVTFQGYFIKKGTTVFPLLTSVLYDESEWESPHTFNPSHFLDKEGKFVRRNAFMPFSAGSDLTKQCYPLAFMYSHAVGVTRPTGSLRNIKGSAMMIM, from the exons ATGTCTCTTTTGGGGGATTTAGTTTTCTTACCCGTCTCTAGTCCCACCGCTCTTTTGGCGGCTGCTGTTCTCCTGCTCATCCTCTATCTTGTCTCCGGTAACTTTGCTTCCCAGGAACTGGGGAAGGAGCCTCCAGGACCTAGGCCTCTTCCCCTGCTTGGCAACTTGTTGCAGCTTGATCTCAAGAGACCCTACAGAACCCTCTGTGAG CTTTCAAAGAGATATGGGTCTGTATTTACGGTGTACTTTGGAACCAAAAAAGTGGTGGTGCTGGCAGGATACCAGACAGTCAAAGAGGCTCTGGTCAACTATGCAGAAGAGTTTGGAGACAGAGACATCCCCCCTATATTTTATGAACTGACTCATGGTCATG GGATTCTGTTTGCAAATGGAGAAACGTGGAAAGTGATGAGACGTTTTGCCCTCACCACCCTGCGAGACTTTGGGATGGGAAAAAGAGTAGCTGAGGATAAAATCTTGGAGGAATGCGACCATCTAATCAAATTGTTTGAAGAGCATGAAG GGAAACCATTTGATACATCATGTCTGTTGAATTACGCAACATCCAATATTATCTCCTCCATCGTGTATGGAAACAGATTTGAATACAATGACCCCCGATTCAAAAACTTGGTGAGAAGAACCAATGAGAACATACGCATTACCGGCTCGGCACCAATCCAG ctttACAACATGTTTCCCAGGCTGGTCGGTTGGATCAAAAACAGGCAGCTGATACTGAAAAATGCTGAGATGACCATCAGAGATGTCAAAGATTTAATCAAGCATCTGAGAGGGACGCTGAACCCTCACATATGCAGAGGGCTTGTGGActgttttctgattctgaaacagaaagaagac GATTCTTGTGTTATGAACACTAACTTCAATGAGAAGAACTTGATATATACAGTGACCAACCTGTTTGCAGCTGGTACTGATACCACAGCAGCTACACTGAGATGGGGTCTGCTGCTTATGGCCAAATATCCACATATACAAG ACCAGGTCCAGGAGGAGCTGAGCAGGGTGGTAGGAAGCCGTCAGGTCCGGGTAGATGACCGGAAAAATCTGCCGTACACTGATGCTGTTATCCATGAGACACAGAGACTGGCTAACATTGTCCCCGTGGCTCTTCCACACAAAACCAGCTGTGATGTCACCTTCCAGGGCTACTTTATCAAAAAG GGGACTACTGTGTTTCCTCTACTTACTTCTGTTCTGTATGATGAGAGCGAATGGGAGAGCCCACATACTTTCAACCCTTCCCACTTCCTGGATAAGGAGGGTAAATTTGTCAGGAGAAACGCCTTCATGCCCTTTTCTGCAG GCAGTGACCTCACGAAGCAGTGTTACCCTTTAGCTTTTATGTACAGCCACGCAGTGGGGGTCACCAGGCCAACAG GGTCTTTGAGGAACATAAAAGGATCTGCCATGATGATAATGTGA